NNNNNNNNNNNNNNNNNNNNNNNNNNNNNNNNNNNNNNNNNNNNNNNNNNNNNNNNNNNNNNNNNNNNNNNNNNNNNNNNNNNNNNNNNNNNNNNNNNNNNNNNNNNNNNNNNNNNNNNNNNNNNNNNNNNNNNNNNNNNNNNNNNNNNNNNNNNNNNNNNNNNNNNNNNNNNNNNNNNNNNNNNNNNNNNNNNNNNNNNNNNNNNNNNNNNNNNNNNNNNNNNNNNNNNNNNNNNNNNNNNNNNNNNNNNNNNNNNNNNNNNNNNNNNNNNNNNNNNNNNNNNNNNNNNNNNNNNNNNNNNNNNNNNNNNNNNNNNNNNNNNNNNNNNNNNNNNNNNNNNNNNNNNNNNNNNNNNNNNNNNNNNNNNNNNNNNNNNNNNNNNNNNNNNNNNNNNNNNNNNNNNNNNNNNNNNNNNNNNNNNNNNNNNNNNNNNNNNNNNNNNNNNNNNNNNNNNNNNNNNNNNNNNNNNNNNNNNNNNNNNNNNNNNNNNNNNNNNNNNNNNNNNNNNNNNNNNNNNNNNNNNNNNNNNNNNNNNNNNNNNNNNNNNNNNNNNNNNNNNNNNNNNNNNNNNNNNNNNNNNNNNNNNNNNNNNNNNNNNNNNNNNNNNNNNNNNNNNNNNNNNNNNNNNNNNNNNNNNNNNNNNNNNNNNNNNNNNNNNNNNNNNNNNNNNNNNNNNNNNNNNNNNNNNNNNNNNNNNNNNNNNNNNNNNNNNNNNNNNNNNNNNNNNNNNNNNNNNNNNNNNNNNNNNNNNNNNNNNNNNNNNNNNNNNNNNNNNNNNNNNNNNNNNNNNNNNNNNNNNNGATTCACTTCCCTGCGCCCCTGTTTATATAAACGATTCACTAGTCTTTGACGTCTTCTCTGCTTTCCTTCACGAAACGTCAAAACCAGAACACAtacgtctcttcttctcttttctattttgactaatattattcaatgatcgttgtttgattatttgctATTCATGTGTGTGATCGTTGATAGACTGATCGTTTGTGATCGTTGATAGAATAATATTATTCAATGATCTTTGTTTGCTATTCATGTATGTGATCGTTGTTTGCTATTCATGTGTGTGATCGTTGATCGACATCGTTTGGTTACTTTCTTTGTTTAATCAGATGAACAATTCTCAAGGACCGGGTGAGAATATTGGTAGTAGTAGTGATGCCGCTGGTAATGAATCTACAAGTTCTACGAATGAAAGTGATGAGGCTCCACTCTGGAGTTATGTGACGAAAATAGAGAAAGTAGGAGCAACAGGAGGCGAGGGAGacaaattttcttctattttgagacttatatttataattattatttatgttgagacttatatttataattttcttatatgtttattgAAGTACCCATGCCGTACCCGTATCTACTAATTTTTACTTTGACGTTTTCCGTCCCCGTTTCTGTACCCGATTCCTGTTCCCGTACCCGTTTCAGTGCAACGTAGATTTGAAGTGAAAGTCACCAAAAAATCCATTGGATTAGTTGGAAAAAACTCTCTCTGCTCAAAGACTTAGGTGGCATGGGGTTCCGTGACATCAGTTTGTTTAACGAAGCCCTTTTGGCCAAGCGATCCAATTTCCCCACAGTCTTTTCTCCAAAGTTATAAAGTGGAGATACTACCCAAACTCTTTTTTCGTGGAGGCAGGTTTAAGAAAAAGGCCTTTTATAGGTGGAGAAGCATTATATTTGGCAAAAATCtccttaaaaaatattatattaaaacgataaatacaatttatatctaGTGagaattatgttaaataacttatgttattatttttttaacttcttaattcattatttattgattaataattttttttagatgtaAACATGTAAggtttatatagatataattttttcataattatatgtCCTAccatgtttaaaacaaaaatataattattttgagaTATGTCAACATCTGATTCATGATCCTGCAAATGgcaaactttataaaataagtaatAAGATAAGATACttgtaattaaattatttgGATTCAatgttgttatatttatttatttccctGAAATCTAAATAGCTAAACCAATAGAAAATAAAAGGGAACAAAAAGGTGGAGGTGAAATTAAGTGGTGGGGAAATCATAAAAACAGTAGATTGTAAATGAAAGATAAAAGCATACTTTACTATCTCTCAAAACCCTCAAATCCAATCTGAGAAAACATGAATtgaatcttacaaaaaaaaaaaaaaaaatcacaagcgAATCTGAAATGGTTGATATGGCGGAGATCATCATCGACGATCCGAAGGTAATATGATTCACTGTTCTTATTGATCTCTCTATATGTTCTGATTCAATGTCTCATGGTACAAGAGAGTCTGATTTTGTTTAGTGTTGTTCATCAGTTGAACGCTGTTGTTGCCGCAACTTCTCAAGGATCAGGAATCCACCCCGAAACGGCTGAAATGGCGGAGACCATCATCGACGATCCAGAGGTAATTTGATTCACTATTGATACGAAACTATATGTTCTGATTCAATGTATATGGTACAAGAGAGtctgattttgtttggttttgttcatcAGTTGAACGCTGTTGTTGCCACAACTTCTCAAGGATCATGAATCCACCGTGACAAAGCTTTGTATATGCTTGTAAATTCAAATTGGGACTTAAAGGGATTTGAGAGAGCAAGTAGAACTCTCAATCATGCTCGTGAAACCCAATCTGGCGTGCGTTATGCTGAGGTTTGTgccatcaaatctttttttctcatgACCCCCATTAACCTCGttactaattgttttttttcttcttttttctgaaGGAGGATTTTTCATTCTGTGGCAACTGTCAGCTTCAAAAGGCCATGATGCCTATTACTAATTGTGGTTGCTTGCTATGTAACGATTGCATAAGCAGTGAGTTTCTTTTGCTTGTGTCTACTTTCTAAGCTTACTGTTAATTAGTACTTATTTCTAAGTCTGTTTCGGAATTTGCAGCCCATGTATCTAATATGGTTAAAGAAGGATTTGTGCTTGCCCTTTGCCCCATTTGCATGAAGTACTATCTAACTTCTAGGTTTCTTTCTGAAACACTCTTTCCAGCTGTGCGTAATGAGTGGACTAATCTCCTGAGTGAAGActttaaagagaaaacaaagaaaaacttcaTTTCTCAAGGTAATGtttataattagtaaaactTTAGCCACCTCTTTTATGTGTTTCATGGAACGCTTTCTCTCATATGATCACTTTTGGCCAGGTGTTGAAGTTGTGTGGAATCACAAACACATCATTGGTGCTTTCTTCTTTGCCTTATATGTGATCTCTAAGTCAATCAATAATATCCACACCATTGCCAACTCCATTGATGAGTTGAAAACAACTTTTGTGGATCTCAAAAGTGGACTCAAATCTTGGATAGAGGATCATGCAAGAACTGTGGGTGCATTGTAGACTCTGCAGGATCAGTTTGAAGATGGGGGCTCTCCTTCAAGCCCTTGATTCTGGGGGAAATTTGTTAGGTCAATCTAAAGCTagcctcctctgtttctttttgcCAGAACAATGAATAAGTTGTATTTATTTTCACCTTATTTACTTACTTAGATACAATATGTTAATGGAAATGTTAGCtctcctttttttattcttggTCGTATGTCTCCAACTTCCTTGATCTTTTTTAGCCTATGCCATACCTTTAAGTAGAAAATATTATGATTGGGTTTATTTATGGCATCTATTATACCGGGGTTGAGTGTATAATATTGTCTTCTTACTTATGTTTTGGTTAGTATGGTTTAGGCTACGAAAGATCAAGATTAAAACTTCATTCAATTTCAGCTGAAGTATAGATAAGTTCCATGGAAACCCAATTCGAACTACACCTAATCGTTGTAATGTGTTTGATTTAATAATATCCCACTAAGTTACGAAAAACGCAAATGCTTTAAACCCGTACAATTTGAATTATCTGACCGATGTACTTGTGTTGACACACGTTGCATAGTGGACACACGTTGCATAGTGGACGCACGTTGATGAGAAAACTTTGGAGATTCATAACATTATTatacatatgatttttattacaaGAATCTCGTACCAATAATGCCATTGCTTTCGCGCTTAATAGGTGAGGCAATGACTATCTTTTGAAACCTTAAAATATGCTCTACTCTAACAAAAGATATCGATTCCGTTCACATAGATTCTAACTGACAAGTGCTATAATCACTATGTCAGTATAGCTTAGTCCTAAATCCTTGTGTCGATCTTTGTCTCGTAATGGTCTTtggaatttataatttagtagtTGACCAAGAAAACACAACTACTagtcctttgttttgttttgtttgatttgttggCTAAAAACAATTATCTGATAGACGGACTAAACCCAACTATTTGATTTTCGTCGTGTATTTCTCCATCGTACTTATAAATCATCAATCAGCcattatcatttaaaaaatttcagttcTCCCTTCGAGTGGCGGATCCAGAACAAAATTTTATCTGGAgcacttataattaataatatagttaataaaatatatttttttgtttatgttaaagtaaatattttgtatttttaaatatattataaggtttgattgtttgaagTCCAAAAAATGAgccaaacttttttaaagtattgTTTATACCGGTTCATGATGATGCTTAATTAGATACAAACTtataattcattttaaaatataaatatgtttaatatatttaaattacttATCTTATTAAATCACACAAATTTAgagtttaaaataataaattaactacaaaaagagattttgcccccaaaaaaaaaactacaaaaaatataatattgtttaatatTAGTAATTTACTAGTTTCTTACttgtattttattaaattacgatATATATTTACTTTGCAATAAAGGAAACAGgaattaaaattgttaaaagttaaagtgaaaatagaaagaaaaaaaaatagaactatTCTCAgatcttctttcccttttttcacTCTGGAGAGGATTCCTCGTGAGTCTAACGCAAGAGCAGATTGTTTAGCCCGGTCTTCAAGGactttagtttctgaaatttcttttgtaaactcttttcctccggtttgggcgaCCAATCTCGgaattctcttttaattttaaatgtgtggttggaaaaaaaaaaatagaactaaatgcatatagttttatttaaggaaaaatgGGATAAGAAAATGCCTCACGTATTAAAAtacttaaagaagaaaaaaaacaatatagcAAGTACTAGGTGCTAATCAAACTCGTGACCTAATGTTTTATCTTGGGTATaactaccaactgagctaaagATTCTAACGGGCTGGTGTTAGaagcaaaactttaaaaattagtgtggggcacgtgccccacctcTTTGTAATGTAGATCCGCCCCTCCTCCCTTCATCTTTTGTAGCCTAAGCCATACTAACCAAAACCTTAAAGTAGAAAatattgtgatttttgtttatttatggCATCTATCATACCGGGCTGACTGTATAAAAATTTCTACGTAATTTGTTAGTATGGTTTAGGCTGGCTACGAATGAACAAGATTAAAAACTTCATTCAATTTCAGCTGAATTAAAGACCCTACAGGCTACAGgtattatgtttaaaaatatattttataactagattttaactcgtGGTGTATTTGTTTAGtgtataagattttttataataaaaaaactaaattttttaaacattgtATTTGTtaagtgtttaagattgtataattgtattttaagtGTCAATTCTAAAATTTGGCCACCTGTATATTGCTGACATGACAGAACAactattaagttttatttataataatgttacatttttaccgtattgaattttttatggctctaaaaatttatatttttagtgtttttagatttaacccgtgaaaaaaattatttttatattattatattttaaaatttttagtatttttaaatttaacccataagtttaatgttttttagatttagcccgtgaaaaaattatattcataaaagTTATTATGCAGTATACCGcagataaattatattataaatacttatatttattagatttaatccatgaaataattatttttataattttttatcaccATCTTAAGaaatattaaagattttaattctTCATATCAAACAGTGTAGTTACTATTGAATATTagagattttaaaagaaaatatattgtatatatatatttagcatatgttattaagtgttataaatttctaaatatataaattagtttagaaaattataaaccaaattggtATAGACATTTTAGAAACGTAACATATCAATTTTTAGAGATTAGCTACCGACCTATTATAAGGTTAATTGTATTTTAAGAAACGACTTCTTGAAAAGCAACTAACAATATGAAATATGGAAGTATGACCTAAACGGCTAAACGGTTTAGCCTAAACCCCAAACACGAATTAGCAGGTTAGTTAATTATAGGCAGATTAATAAGTGAATTGACATTCAATCAGTTGAATTAATAAAGTAGGTTGAAAATATTCTGAAAATACTTTATTGAATAACCAAGTGAACACTACAAGTTACACCCAAGTCTCTCGTCActatgacataaaaaaaaaaaaaaaacaaatttataaatctcatataaagaaaatgattacatgcttatatttatacataactATTCACTTAAAACTCATTTTTCATCtttcaatttaaaattaagtttattagctggttttttgtttgcttccggGATCTCCCCAATGTCACCGACTTGTCCAATGACATCTCctaaacaaataacaataatattcaGTGAATATCATAATGATAGTTGGATCACATAATAAGCAATAGACTAATAGTAACGAATGACAggatgaaaacaaagaaatatatattaacatatgaaacaaagaaaatataagaagtAACTGATCACATAAGAAGTAGcaaataataacatatataataacaatgGAGTAGTGAATTTTTTTTGCGTATTTGTTATGAAAAATTGAGAAATGTATTCGGTGATATTAGCTGCTGTAAActaaacatatttatagtgtttaaaCTTTGATCGTAGGGTTTTTTTGCGTGAATATGTAGAGATAATTTTGGTGATCAAGTAtacaatatcttgaaaatattacaattttggAAGTAGTTATAATATATGCTAGTAATATAGTACGCCACTAATTATGAGTGTAGGTGTAGTATATCATGTTTCCGTTTCCTATTAAATCTTCATGTGTAGTTAACATATTGATAAGTCGAAGATTTGATGAGGATATTGtaattatatttagaatattaaattatttgaagtattaaaataatttaacattagagtagtgaatttaacattaaataatataaacaactaaaatagAAAGACGGAAGTATGGCTAATATCCTCAtcataaacaacaaataaacatgaGATTTTTCTGTATGTCTATTTGAGTTGTTAAGAATATTGCAGAACAATATTTAGTTTCTAAAGGAGATATATACagaaataaatgtatttcttgcttacaaagttatatatatgctaaaatttgattttcttaatttggatTATCGTGTTTATGAAAATTATCTTCGTCATAAGTATAATTGagaatgtaatattttgtttctcaaagtcCCTCGATTTACATTCAACTATCATAAAGatgtattaaaataagttttgagcATTTATTCTCGATCTCTTAAATGATGGTGTCATGCTGCGTATGgcaataaacataaataaatttgatcgattaatatagttccattaaatgagttaagtagaaatgttattttaggaaaatctataagggttaattaagtagaaatgttattttaggaaaatgtGTAGGGTTAATgttccaaaaaacaaattaaataaaataaacttcaatgacataaaccaaaatgtatttcaaaaatgttaatatagatatgatatataaaaatacgatttaacaatataatgtataaaaataatattcagaaATATGATGTTTACAAATTTATActaaagaaatataatatataataatattactaaaatatgatttatggaaaatataatataatgtataaaaatatgatatttaaaactttttaagaaaaaatgtgatttgaaaaaataaaaatgtttaaaaatattattcaagATATGAATTATAAAAGAACATAGTctataaaatatgaattaaattttgatttttaataatattttaagaatatgatttataaattagtttttgactcttttttttgttttatctgcAAAACCATCACAGCGGTTTAACTTACATTCTagttgtaaaattaaaaatacatatattattaaaaagcaCTAACCGGAAAGATATATGAATCTAGGCTTTCGATTCTCCAATTGTATTTATTCATAGACCAGAATCCTCTCGCTGGTATACGCAAGAGCCATAAAGGCTGCACGAGGTCTTGTTTTAATAACTAAAGAGGTTCACAACtcttattaaattattaattcaaaaattcGTATGGTTTTGTCATCTTTCAATAAAGTTTTGTGaaaacccgtcccgcggactcCACTAGctcaccgctagctgccccaacggaccatcCGTGGATCCcgctagcccaccgctagccgcctAAACGGACTCCAATCTGGCTCTGCAGGGCAttgatcctaacccatcactgtggatatctcaattcaccagtaggttattggtgcgctatgcgttcctcgaaccctggtctccaccctttaacaaccttcccacatgacaagttgccaccaattgtcCACCAATTGTCCGTGTGGTACGGCGTGTATGAGTGGGCAGCTGGGTCGTAAGGTGATCCCATAGGTGCTCGGCCTTGAGATGGTTGAGTGAAAGAACTGCGACAAGGTCGCCTAAGTGATGGTACTACGGTTGGTTGAGAGTGACCAATGCGTGAACCGTGCAACGAGTGGGCTTGCGGACCGGAAGGGTCTCCTTCCGTGGCTCGGTAAATCGAAATGAGCTCAGCAATAGTgagattctcaaaatctcctgggagagcgtcgaggttcatcctcaaggtctcctgaaacaatgaaaatcaaaaagaaaaattaaaaagcaaggtgtcctagacgttactctagttcctagactcttgtaaacaaacaatctctccccggcaacggcgtcaaaaagctttgatgtgtgtggtttttcacttcaaaatattttaccttAAAAGTCCACACGACggctgaaagtgcacagctaatcggtagtagtatttaaggatcgatcccacagagagagttgttgtttagagaatccgtcAGAAGAGATGTAAGGCTTGGACTCAATAAAATGGGagttttggttgtcacggttgtaagtaagaaaataaacgaaaataaaatcaagtaaATTAAATGagacaagcgttgggcatcaaggggaatcgtaggagttcaatgatctatctatctaggaaagtttagggttagtttgtttatctaaaactcggactatgaaacacgaatgaaccgtcaacttatagttcacaagctaaccgtctaagatctctACACTCTGTTACTCAcctgtcgcaggcaacgacgcatagatcaaaacatttaaaacaggttcgattctaatccatggaattccataggtaaggggtatgtgcttcctatgactccccacacatctaagctaggtcaagcacacatgcaagtttTTGGCAAAGCatacacactttagatcatagttagttcatgaggccaacttaaagcattaagcaaagacttagaaataaaacatagaataaacataatttaaatctaacaaaccctaaaaattgccacctaaactaagatcatctccccctttTGATTACCCCTTTAAACTCAACTAGAAAACCACTCTAGtatgtttaaaataataattaaagcaaggtttaaacaattcataaacataaaagaataaatagtaaaaataaggTTTAAATATTACTTCTTAGAATCAAGTACAAGATGTAAAGACTTCTCCTTATGAAAACTAGTGTATCAAacgaacaagagaaagagaaagagtttgtTGAACTTCAAGGCTTCAAGGATGAACAAGAGAGAGCGCTCTAGTTGTGGCTGCTTCTCTGGTCGTCGGCTCTAGGGGCTGCTTTGAGGCACTTTGAAGGCACTCTCTAAACCCTaggtttagaagagtatttatagggttttgtctaggtttagggttttgtaagggtagagaCGTCTTTTCTTGttaagtgcatggcaaggggCGGCGTTGGAAGGTTCTAGAACGTGGTGGCTCCTCCGGGCCGGgccgctggtcaggccttcaataaaagcccattggcttATTGGTTTTCCTTACGTCGGTTTAAAATATGtatcggtaaatcgggcataacttcctgGTGAGTGATCGGATTTACTTGATTtcacttcgaggagaaatatgactcttccagatttccatagacatcaagtacgtcgaaatgtgaattctggaagttcttcaaagTGGCCCATACTGTAAAGCTctaaatatttcctaaaacgtattttccttgtcttttggtccattttgctataaaacctgtaaaaccttcttgaaacctaaaatacttgataatagacattaaagccttgaaatcataccaaactcatcctaaatgcatacttACACTAttgctaaaatgggtaaaataattttgttatcaactccccagacttagactttgcttgtcctcaagcaaataatcagaataaatcatggaaaagacgttttgaaaataatgggaattcacttatctttggggatattgtcgttgcactcttcttcgccttgacattaggaactacCATTTGCAATCCACCATGAGTGTCACAATtcttgatcccacaattctttagagtctccagaatctccattgtcatctctttacataaattaaagcaataataaaaagtgaaatcttaccaagggaaaatcgatcaGAGGCTTgtagactctcttcaagccaagactttcttcatatgattcctttcctcACTTCCAAGGGATCTATCtctccctaatttttttttgtatttttttttaatcaaaggtgtaggcgaatactggggtcatcggtaatttacctacccctcgcttccaagctttgtgtgatcatttgactcaagagtagaataatgaggtcacaggtaatttacctacccctctaaactgatcaaaatcatctcatcttttattctctcttttttttttattcttttttttttagagtattgaagggaagagagaggggaacatacttttgaagaagtgcaatgtcttgtgtggcttgaatgtagagatctagtccaatgtataccaattcccagggcttgataattaagtccagtttaggtcctataaaagttagagacaacgttagatcatctaaatatccatcgaatagggacttggggattgttgagtcggctcacagtctttccaaacttttgttctgttgtcaagcataatcaagagtcataagagtgttaatccaaatcaaataaaccgttagaataagatcataatcccctactagttttgactcaataaaaaaatatgtgactcgataaaaatgtcacaattattgatgtaaaaagtggaaaaaggtctcaagtcaacaagatagaaagtagcattagtataggatggaacatccttccccccagacttaaatcacaccgtcctcagtggggaaaaagaaagagttgaggattaaaattcataaggaaaagtgtagggtttaagaacaatgtcaccttgatggaatgatgttgtgtcgactcttagacattttatggttgcccaaaaattGTCTTAGAGGTCGGTTGTGGAATGAAAgtgtggtgactaaccgtttgtacttcctttggttgcttgacatcgattatgaactaggctaagttcaatTGAATTGTATgattgatatat
The Camelina sativa cultivar DH55 chromosome 6, Cs, whole genome shotgun sequence genome window above contains:
- the LOC104791399 gene encoding uncharacterized protein LOC104791399 isoform X2, which translates into the protein MLVNSNWDLKGFERASRTLNHARETQSGVRYAEEDFSFCGNCQLQKAMMPITNCGCLLCNDCISTVRNEWTNLLSEDFKEKTKKNFISQGVEVVWNHKHIIGAFFFALYVISKSINNIHTIANSIDELKTTFVDLKSGLKSWIEDHARTVGAL
- the LOC104791399 gene encoding uncharacterized protein LOC104791399 isoform X1, which codes for MLVNSNWDLKGFERASRTLNHARETQSGVRYAEEDFSFCGNCQLQKAMMPITNCGCLLCNDCISTHVSNMVKEGFVLALCPICMKYYLTSRFLSETLFPAVRNEWTNLLSEDFKEKTKKNFISQGVEVVWNHKHIIGAFFFALYVISKSINNIHTIANSIDELKTTFVDLKSGLKSWIEDHARTVGAL